ATCCAACAGTTCTCGGCGATGGAGCGCATAGTATCCCAGCTGCGCCAGCAGGGGGATTTCCTGAGTCAGTATATGCTCTCGCAGAACCGTTAGGGGCTGTAGGGGGAAGCGATGAGTCTGAATACACAGCACGCACATGCGGCATACCAGCAAGGTCAGGTCAACGCTTCCAATCCGGTGCGTATCATCGTTCTGCTCTACGATGGAGCCATTCGCTTCACGCGGAGAGGCTATGAACATTTTGATGACCCGGCGGTTCGAGGGCAGGTGCTTGGACGCGCGCACGCAATCGTGTCTGAGTTGCAGCTCGCTCTGAACCGAGACGAAGGTGCAGAAGTGGCCGCCAATCTGGATCGTCTCTACCGCTATATCCTCGACAATCTCCTCCAGGCGAATATTGACGGGGCTCGTGACAGTCTCCTGTCGGTGATCGATGTCATGGAGACACTGGTTTCGGGTTGGCGCGAAGTTGAAGTGAAGCACCGGACCCAGGAGCAGGGTGTTTGAACGATCCACGCTTGCTCGAGTGGCTCGAGGCAACACGGTCTCTATTGAAGCAATCCGTTTCGCCACAGAAGTTCGACGAGTTGGCGAAGCGGCGAGAAGAGCTCAAGCGCTCCCTCGAGAGTGAACCACCGTCCGCGCCGGTCTCGGCAGAACTCGCAGCGGAACTCAGCGCATCCGAAACCGATCTCTCGCAGCGCCTGGTCGGACTCGAGGAGTCCATTCGGTCCCGCATCGATGAGCTCCATCTGATCCGCGAAGCGAATTGCGGATATCGCCCCACGCGGGCGAATCGTCCCGCATTCATCTCCCGATCCGTCTGAATTCCCCGCCCTAGCGGTGACTCGCAGCCTTCTAGACGGCTGATCTCTGACACCTAC
This genomic interval from bacterium contains the following:
- the fliS gene encoding flagellar export chaperone FliS; translation: MSLNTQHAHAAYQQGQVNASNPVRIIVLLYDGAIRFTRRGYEHFDDPAVRGQVLGRAHAIVSELQLALNRDEGAEVAANLDRLYRYILDNLLQANIDGARDSLLSVIDVMETLVSGWREVEVKHRTQEQGV